Part of the Prevotella communis genome is shown below.
AGGGGCGACTTCGAGTCGGGATACACCGACACCGACTTGGCATCCACGCCGTTCTCCTCGAGGAAGCTGATGATGCGGCGACCCACACGGTCGTTACCAGTCTCGCTGATAAACGATGCGTTCACGCCACAACGGCCCAACGAAATCAGGCAGTTAAACGTACTGCCACCAGGAACAGCCGCCATGGGCTGGTCGTCCTTGAATATAATGTCGAGAACAGTCTCGCCAATACCTATTACTTTTCTCATAGTCTCTTGTTTTTTTGTTGGCTGCAAAGATACGAATTAATTATGAACTACGAACTATGAACTATGAATTATTTTTCGTACCTTTGCATCGCAAATGACAAGATACAATACGATTACACTGGAAAACGGCTTGCGCATCATCCACCTGCCTTCAGACTCGCAGGTGGTCTATTGCGGCATAGCCGTAAAGGTAGGCACACGCCACGAACTGCCTGGCGAAGAGGGACTGGCCCACTTCTGCGAGCACCTGTCGTTCAAGGGCACGGAGCATCGCAGCGCCGTACAGATTATCAATGCCATCGAGGGACTGGGTGGCGAGTTGAACGCCTTCACCAACAAGGAGGACACGGTGTTCTATTGCGCCATCCAGGCACGTCATTTCATGAAGGCGGTCAACGTGCTCTGCGACATCGTGTTCCACAGCACCTACCCACAGAGCGAGGTTGAGAAGGAGCGCGAGGTGGTATGCGACGAGATAGAAAGCTATGAGGATTCGCCAGCCGAACTTATCTTCGACGAGATAGAGAACATCCTGTTCGAAGGTCACCCCTTAGGTCATAATATCCTTGGCACCAGCGAACAGGTACGCCAATATACTAGCGAGGATGCTCGTCGTTTCACAGCCCGCTATTATCGTCCAGATAACTGTGTATTCTTTGCCAGCGGCAATGTGAACTTTAAGCGCCTCGCAACCTGGCTGCGCGCTAGTTGCAAAGATAATACGCATATTTCAGAAAGATCAGAAAATCTTGAGATATTAGAGAAACCGGAAAATCAGCCGGAAAGACTCCTTATCCGCCATCGCGGCACCCACCAGGCTCATGTCATCATAGGCTCTCGTGCTTATGCCGCAGACGACCAACGCCGTTGGGCACTCTATCTGCTGAATAATATCATTGGAGGTCCAGGCCTCAACTCACGCCTCAACCTGTCACTCAGAGAACGCAACGGACTGGTATATAGTGTAGAGAGCAGTATGGTATGCTATGGTGACACCGGCTGTTGGTGCACCTATTTCGGATGCGACCCACACGACGTGAAACGCTGCTGTCGCCTGGTACGTCGCGAACTGGACCGCCTCATCAAGAATCCGCTTAGTACCTCACAACTCCTAAAGGCCAAACAGCAGTTGCAAGGTCAGCTTGCCATTGCCAGCGACAGCCGCGAACAGTTTGCACTCGACTTCGCCAAAAACTTCCTGCATCAGGGTAAGGAGCGCGACCTCAGCGACATCATGCAACATATTGATAGTCTCACATCGCAAGACCTGCAACAAGTAGCTCGCGAAATCTTCGACCCAGAACATATCACCACACTTATCTACGAATAAGAAGGAATAAGACACAAAAAAGCCTCAGCAATGTACTGAGGCTTCTTTGTGGACCAGCCAGGGCTTGAACCTGGGACCTCCAGATTATGAGTCTGTTGCTCTAACCAACTGAGCTACAAGTCCGAGCAAAATCTTCTTTTGCGGCTGCAAAGGTACGAGTTATTCGTGAAATATCCAAATTATTTGTGTAAAAAGACGTAAAACGGCATCTTTTCTTTGGTTTTTCGCTCGGTTTGCACTACCTTTGCAAACAATGAAAACAATATTCTTCCCTGACCAGACACTCAATGATGACACATACGTTGCCACCATCGGCTTCTTTGACGGTGTGCACCAAGGACATCAGTTCCTGATGGCGCAACTGCGAAAAGAGGCTGCAGAACGTGGTATGCGGTCTATGGCCATCACC
Proteins encoded:
- a CDS encoding M16 family metallopeptidase, encoding MTRYNTITLENGLRIIHLPSDSQVVYCGIAVKVGTRHELPGEEGLAHFCEHLSFKGTEHRSAVQIINAIEGLGGELNAFTNKEDTVFYCAIQARHFMKAVNVLCDIVFHSTYPQSEVEKEREVVCDEIESYEDSPAELIFDEIENILFEGHPLGHNILGTSEQVRQYTSEDARRFTARYYRPDNCVFFASGNVNFKRLATWLRASCKDNTHISERSENLEILEKPENQPERLLIRHRGTHQAHVIIGSRAYAADDQRRWALYLLNNIIGGPGLNSRLNLSLRERNGLVYSVESSMVCYGDTGCWCTYFGCDPHDVKRCCRLVRRELDRLIKNPLSTSQLLKAKQQLQGQLAIASDSREQFALDFAKNFLHQGKERDLSDIMQHIDSLTSQDLQQVAREIFDPEHITTLIYE